A stretch of Thermoanaerobaculum aquaticum DNA encodes these proteins:
- the selA gene encoding L-seryl-tRNA(Sec) selenium transferase: MSGHPPAVHRLLAALGDAVFRLGRETVKGVIRDHLAQLRAAGGPFPEASEIIGQLKAKLAAMARPSYPPVINATGVLIHTNLGRSPRLPVEAPGYLALEFDLESGERGERLAPVREKLCRYFGTEDALVVTNNAAALLLLLAAHARGRQVIVSRGELIEIGGSFRLPEIMAEAGARLVEVGCTNRTHIADYRKALSPETAAILQVHRSNFAMTGFVATPDTASLAQLAHEAGVGFWVDQGSGCHVDLRPYGLKDEPTVQELLAAGADVVLFSGDKLLGGPQAGILVGRKQALAPLRQHPLRRALRPDKSALVALAATLDCYLSGDIQRVPLYRLLAQGEAQLKERAQRLARQLQAAGVPASAVPTQAVLGGGTTPGQGLASWAVALPEAPAVARALRLGEPPVVCRQEQGKLLLDLKAVFPEQDGTLAVAVRRAWAYEST; encoded by the coding sequence ATGAGTGGGCACCCGCCGGCGGTCCACAGGCTTTTGGCGGCCCTGGGGGATGCGGTTTTCCGTCTGGGGCGGGAAACGGTGAAGGGGGTCATCCGCGACCACCTGGCCCAACTGCGAGCGGCAGGGGGGCCGTTTCCGGAAGCTTCCGAGATCATCGGGCAACTCAAGGCAAAGCTGGCCGCAATGGCCCGCCCTTCTTACCCCCCCGTGATCAACGCCACCGGCGTATTGATCCACACCAACCTGGGGCGAAGCCCGCGTCTGCCGGTGGAAGCCCCCGGCTACCTGGCCCTGGAGTTCGATTTGGAAAGCGGGGAGCGGGGGGAGCGGCTGGCTCCAGTGCGGGAGAAGCTCTGCCGCTACTTTGGCACCGAGGACGCGCTGGTGGTCACCAACAACGCCGCAGCGCTCCTCTTGCTTCTGGCGGCCCATGCCCGCGGTCGCCAGGTCATCGTTTCCCGGGGGGAGCTCATCGAAATTGGTGGCTCTTTTCGCCTGCCGGAAATCATGGCGGAAGCGGGGGCCAGGCTCGTGGAGGTGGGGTGCACCAACCGCACGCATATTGCCGATTACCGGAAAGCGCTTTCCCCGGAAACCGCCGCCATCCTCCAGGTACACCGCTCCAACTTCGCCATGACCGGCTTTGTGGCCACCCCGGATACGGCCAGCCTGGCCCAGCTGGCCCACGAAGCGGGGGTGGGGTTTTGGGTGGACCAGGGCTCCGGCTGTCATGTGGACCTGCGCCCCTACGGGCTGAAGGACGAGCCCACGGTGCAGGAGCTTTTGGCTGCCGGCGCCGACGTGGTGCTGTTTTCCGGTGACAAGCTCCTGGGCGGCCCACAGGCCGGCATCCTGGTGGGCCGAAAACAGGCGCTGGCCCCGCTGCGGCAACACCCCCTGCGACGGGCGTTGCGCCCGGACAAAAGCGCCCTGGTGGCTTTGGCCGCCACATTGGACTGTTACTTGAGCGGCGATATCCAGCGGGTGCCCCTGTACCGGCTGCTGGCCCAAGGGGAAGCCCAGCTGAAAGAGCGCGCCCAGCGGCTGGCGCGGCAGCTGCAGGCTGCCGGCGTGCCGGCCAGCGCAGTCCCCACGCAAGCGGTTTTGGGGGGAGGGACCACCCCCGGCCAGGGGCTGGCCTCCTGGGCCGTGGCTTTGCCCGAGGCGCCAGCGGTGGCCAGGGCGCTGCGCTTAGGTGAGCCGCCAGTGGTGTGCCGGCAGGAGCAGGGCAAGCTCCTTCTGGACCTAAAGGCGGTGTTTCCCGAGCAGGACGGCACGCTGGCAGTTGCCGTCCGGCGGGCCTGGGCTTACGAGAGCACGTAG
- the ychF gene encoding redox-regulated ATPase YchF, with the protein MEFGILGLAGAGKTTIFSLLTGAEVPFGTGKSHVGIAKVPDRRLDLLSELFKPRKHTPATVKFVDVPPVTKGGAATLNLPELRTMDGLALVLRGFTNPQVPHPEGQLNPQRDLELIETELLLSDLTVASGRLERLAKELPKHRTPELEREKQVLERCLAFLEEGRPLRELALTPEEERVLKGFTFLTRKPLLLILNADEAEASNLPQALARWGLQELESRPRVAVTAVCASLEEEISRLAAEDQEAFLKELGLPDRALSRVLEKAYALLGQISFFTVGEDECRAWSIPQGTTAVKAAGVIHSDFERGFIRAEVVRWDELLACGSLAVCRSKALLRQEGKDYVVQDGDVITFKFNV; encoded by the coding sequence ATGGAGTTTGGCATTCTGGGACTTGCTGGCGCCGGAAAAACCACGATCTTCTCGCTGCTCACGGGAGCCGAGGTGCCTTTTGGCACAGGGAAAAGCCACGTGGGGATTGCCAAGGTCCCCGATCGCCGGCTGGACTTGCTCTCCGAGCTCTTCAAGCCCCGCAAGCACACCCCTGCCACCGTGAAGTTCGTGGACGTGCCCCCGGTGACCAAAGGCGGCGCTGCCACTTTGAACCTGCCGGAGCTCCGCACCATGGACGGGCTGGCTCTGGTCCTGCGGGGCTTTACCAACCCCCAGGTTCCCCACCCCGAGGGCCAGCTCAACCCCCAACGGGACCTGGAGCTCATCGAAACCGAGCTGTTGCTTTCCGATTTGACGGTGGCCAGCGGGCGGCTGGAGCGCCTGGCCAAGGAGCTCCCCAAGCACCGCACCCCGGAGCTGGAACGGGAAAAGCAGGTGCTGGAACGGTGTCTGGCTTTTCTGGAAGAAGGGCGGCCGCTGCGGGAGCTTGCCTTGACGCCCGAAGAAGAGCGGGTGCTCAAGGGCTTTACCTTCCTCACCCGCAAACCTTTGCTGTTGATCCTGAACGCCGACGAGGCCGAAGCCAGCAACCTGCCCCAGGCCCTGGCGCGCTGGGGCTTGCAGGAGCTGGAAAGCCGCCCGCGGGTGGCGGTTACCGCCGTATGTGCCAGCCTGGAGGAGGAAATTTCCCGGCTGGCAGCGGAAGACCAGGAAGCTTTCCTGAAAGAGCTGGGGCTCCCCGACCGGGCCCTTTCCCGGGTACTGGAAAAGGCCTATGCGCTTTTGGGGCAAATTTCGTTTTTCACCGTGGGTGAAGACGAGTGTCGGGCCTGGTCCATCCCCCAAGGCACCACGGCCGTAAAAGCCGCGGGGGTCATCCATTCGGACTTCGAGCGGGGCTTCATCCGCGCCGAGGTGGTGCGATGGGATGAGCTTTTAGCCTGTGGGTCGCTGGCCGTCTGCCGCAGCAAAGCGCTGTTGCGCCAGGAGGGGAAGGACTACGTGGTGCAAGACGGCGACGTGATCACCTTTAAGTTCAACGTCTAA
- a CDS encoding tetratricopeptide repeat protein — MRKVLCLLGVLWAGVISAAVFERFLDPNVPRDRAILGYLQLEKEGKATSNDLAELAVLLVEKGFPQDGETYLRKALKLDKKNVQARYRLGLVLQRLGRDGAAAREYKKVIKARPGFAEAQFMLGLALERSGHRRAAIKAYAKAYKHNPALADAAKNPLVLDSKLQTQAQLLRYRREVASATLKLQPLDPQAVRQMMLAKPPATPPAAPPAPQPAPPPADKGQSPLPLPPAKGDQVTPEGKASPPPSPSPTPSEDAGATPQRPLLPLGNVSRPLRLRR; from the coding sequence ATGAGGAAGGTTTTGTGCTTGCTTGGCGTGCTTTGGGCTGGGGTGATTAGCGCCGCGGTTTTTGAGCGCTTTTTGGACCCCAACGTGCCCCGGGATCGGGCCATCCTCGGTTATTTGCAGCTGGAAAAGGAAGGTAAAGCCACGAGCAACGATCTCGCGGAGCTGGCGGTGCTGCTCGTGGAAAAGGGCTTTCCGCAGGATGGCGAGACCTACTTACGGAAGGCTTTAAAGCTCGACAAGAAAAACGTGCAAGCCCGCTATCGCCTGGGCTTGGTGCTGCAGCGGCTAGGTCGGGACGGGGCGGCGGCCCGGGAGTACAAGAAGGTGATCAAGGCTCGGCCGGGCTTTGCGGAAGCCCAGTTCATGCTGGGTCTGGCTCTGGAGCGCAGCGGCCACCGGCGGGCGGCCATCAAAGCCTACGCCAAGGCTTACAAGCACAACCCGGCGCTGGCTGACGCGGCCAAAAACCCGCTGGTGTTGGACTCCAAGCTGCAAACCCAGGCGCAGCTCCTGCGGTACAGGCGGGAGGTGGCCAGCGCCACCCTCAAGCTCCAGCCGCTGGACCCCCAGGCGGTGAGGCAAATGATGCTGGCCAAGCCGCCGGCAACGCCGCCAGCTGCACCGCCGGCCCCTCAGCCGGCGCCGCCTCCTGCGGACAAAGGCCAAAGCCCACTGCCTTTACCGCCGGCAAAGGGTGACCAGGTAACCCCCGAAGGCAAGGCCTCCCCGCCCCCTTCGCCTTCACCGACGCCCAGCGAGGATGCCGGTGCCACCCCTCAGAGGCCGTTGCTCCCCCTGGGCAACGTCTCGCGGCCGCTGCGGCTTAGACGTTGA
- a CDS encoding glycosyltransferase, whose translation MKLRVLHVITMLELGGAQRNTLDTVRQLDRQRFTLGLACGLGGELYPEGASLPDTEFFPIPHLRREVRPLSDWRAFGELRSAIRAFSPHIVHTHSSKAGVLGRLSAWCEGVPIIIHSVHGFGFGPHQWLPVRAAFMAAEKLVATMTTAFIAVSRENLETGVQLGLFPRERVTVIRSGIDLRAFSQAADGQAVREELAIPPEAPVVLQVSCFKPQKAPERFVELSARLAPVLPEARFLLVGDGELRERLERLRQKWGLEQRLHFLGWRRDVPRLLRAANVVTLTSRFEGLPRVLVEARCAGVAVVAMAVDGVVEVVVDGVNGFLVPPGDVATMAEKVALLLANPELARALGEAGKQGLEEFSVERMVADQEALYLKLWGQRVGS comes from the coding sequence GTGAAGCTCAGGGTTCTGCACGTCATCACCATGCTGGAGCTGGGAGGCGCCCAGCGCAACACCCTGGACACCGTTCGGCAGCTGGATCGGCAGCGGTTTACGCTGGGGCTGGCGTGTGGCTTGGGTGGGGAGCTTTACCCGGAAGGGGCAAGCCTGCCGGACACGGAGTTTTTCCCCATTCCCCATTTGCGGCGGGAGGTGCGCCCGCTTTCCGATTGGCGCGCTTTTGGGGAGCTGCGCTCCGCCATCCGCGCCTTTTCCCCCCACATCGTGCATACCCACTCCTCCAAAGCCGGCGTGCTGGGGCGGCTTTCCGCCTGGTGTGAGGGGGTCCCCATCATCATCCACTCGGTGCACGGCTTTGGCTTTGGCCCGCACCAGTGGCTGCCGGTGCGGGCCGCTTTTATGGCCGCAGAAAAGCTCGTTGCCACCATGACCACGGCTTTCATTGCGGTTTCCCGGGAAAACCTGGAAACCGGTGTGCAGCTGGGGCTTTTTCCCCGGGAGCGGGTCACGGTGATCCGCTCGGGCATTGACCTGCGGGCGTTTTCCCAGGCGGCCGACGGCCAAGCCGTGCGGGAGGAGCTGGCTATCCCCCCGGAAGCTCCGGTGGTGCTGCAGGTTTCCTGCTTTAAGCCGCAGAAAGCCCCCGAGCGCTTTGTGGAGCTTTCGGCGCGGCTGGCGCCGGTTCTTCCGGAAGCGCGTTTCCTTTTGGTGGGCGATGGCGAGTTGCGGGAGCGTCTGGAGCGCTTGCGGCAGAAGTGGGGCCTGGAGCAGCGCTTGCACTTTTTGGGCTGGCGGCGGGATGTACCGCGGCTTTTGCGGGCAGCCAACGTGGTGACCCTTACCTCGCGCTTTGAGGGCTTGCCCCGGGTGCTGGTGGAGGCCCGCTGCGCCGGGGTGGCGGTGGTGGCCATGGCGGTGGACGGGGTGGTGGAGGTGGTGGTGGATGGGGTCAACGGCTTCTTGGTCCCCCCCGGGGATGTGGCCACCATGGCGGAAAAGGTGGCCTTGTTGCTGGCCAACCCGGAGCTGGCCAGGGCCCTGGGAGAAGCGGGGAAGCAGGGCCTGGAGGAGTTTTCGGTGGAAAGGATGGTGGCCGACCAGGAAGCTCTGTACCTTAAGCTCTGGGGGCAAAGGGTGGGATCATGA
- a CDS encoding sensor histidine kinase, translating to MKSLPVRRFAEVRALLLLVILLLVLGCLLPLVGLYVMAYAPREDPDPLMTTAAAVAAAIQEGQLPVVPGTKVGVALYRGETGLWKVGAVPPTPYWPFPSRAGWEQAGRPTVAQGEWQGQRLRVVLWPVGEDRLLQVVAPVEENRHQRWLAATVLLSLVLALAGGGLAWFLVGRVLSPYGELLEEARRFSGRMGGGPEDVFLVSTFRQAVQRVEEQERELAARAQELSELSAGLAHELRNNLSVMEGYLRLARENPQELARYLQVLAAEVQAQREFLERFMTFVRPVAAQKTTFRLGPLVTQVASRLASAFPQVKLECVGDAELVADPTAVRVVLENLLRNACEAASRRADGRVKATVQLEARKVQVVVEDNGPGIPEDQRGTLFEPFVSQKPAGGIGLALARRLARAMGGEVELVSAREPTAFVARFPQEASP from the coding sequence GTGAAGAGCTTGCCGGTGCGCCGCTTTGCCGAGGTGAGGGCGCTTCTCCTTTTGGTCATCCTGCTTTTGGTTTTAGGGTGCCTGTTGCCGTTGGTGGGCCTTTACGTCATGGCCTACGCCCCGCGGGAGGATCCCGACCCGCTGATGACCACCGCGGCTGCCGTGGCGGCGGCCATCCAGGAAGGGCAGCTGCCGGTGGTGCCCGGGACCAAGGTGGGCGTGGCCCTTTACCGGGGGGAAACAGGTCTTTGGAAGGTAGGGGCGGTGCCTCCCACCCCCTACTGGCCCTTCCCTAGCCGTGCCGGCTGGGAACAGGCGGGACGGCCAACGGTGGCCCAGGGGGAATGGCAGGGGCAGAGGCTGCGGGTGGTGCTTTGGCCGGTGGGGGAGGATCGGCTCTTGCAGGTGGTGGCCCCGGTGGAGGAAAACCGCCACCAGCGGTGGCTTGCGGCCACGGTGTTGCTTTCCCTGGTTTTGGCCCTGGCCGGTGGAGGCCTGGCCTGGTTTTTGGTGGGGCGGGTGCTTTCCCCTTACGGCGAGCTGCTGGAAGAAGCCAGGAGGTTTTCGGGCAGGATGGGCGGTGGCCCCGAGGACGTTTTCCTGGTGAGCACCTTCCGCCAGGCGGTGCAACGGGTGGAGGAGCAGGAGCGGGAGCTGGCCGCCCGGGCCCAGGAGCTTTCGGAGCTTTCCGCTGGCTTAGCCCATGAGCTGCGCAACAACCTTTCGGTGATGGAGGGCTACCTGCGGTTAGCCCGGGAAAACCCCCAGGAGCTGGCCCGCTACCTGCAGGTTTTAGCGGCGGAGGTGCAAGCGCAAAGGGAGTTTTTGGAGCGCTTCATGACCTTTGTGCGACCGGTGGCGGCGCAAAAAACCACCTTCCGCCTTGGGCCGCTGGTCACGCAAGTGGCTTCCCGTTTGGCTTCCGCCTTCCCCCAGGTGAAGCTGGAGTGTGTGGGGGATGCCGAGCTGGTGGCTGACCCCACGGCGGTGCGGGTGGTGCTGGAAAACCTCCTGCGCAACGCCTGTGAAGCGGCCTCCCGCCGGGCCGATGGCCGGGTGAAGGCCACCGTGCAGCTTGAGGCGCGAAAGGTGCAGGTGGTGGTGGAGGACAACGGCCCGGGCATTCCCGAAGACCAGCGGGGCACGCTTTTTGAGCCCTTTGTTTCGCAAAAGCCCGCCGGTGGCATTGGTTTGGCTTTGGCCCGGCGCCTGGCCCGGGCCATGGGCGGGGAGGTGGAGCTGGTGTCCGCCCGTGAGCCTACGGCGTTTGTGGCCCGCTTCCCCCAGGAGGCCTCGCCGTGA
- a CDS encoding prepilin peptidase, producing the protein MSELPAWFFPVLAANVGLVVGSFLNVVIHRLPRGESLSHPPSRCPRCGAAIRWYDNVPVLSYLFLAGRCRDCRAPISPRYPLVEAATGLLFFAAALKLPQWLWVFHAVVLGSLCLALALIDLEHMILPDALTLPGVALGLLFAWLGGPTPLLPAVIGTVLGAALPLSIIWAYRWLRGVEGMGLGDVKLLAMLGAFLGWQGMLLTLALGAVAGALVGVGLILLGKGSRQTELPFGTFLCAAAIVVLFWGEKLLTFWSWSQP; encoded by the coding sequence ATGAGCGAGCTGCCGGCTTGGTTTTTTCCGGTTCTTGCAGCCAACGTGGGGTTGGTGGTGGGCTCGTTTCTCAACGTGGTCATCCACCGCTTGCCCCGGGGGGAGTCCCTTTCCCACCCCCCTTCCCGCTGCCCCCGGTGCGGGGCGGCCATCCGCTGGTACGACAACGTGCCGGTGTTGTCGTACCTCTTTTTGGCGGGGCGTTGCCGGGACTGCCGGGCTCCCATCTCCCCCCGTTACCCGCTGGTGGAAGCGGCCACGGGCCTGCTGTTTTTCGCGGCGGCGCTGAAGCTTCCCCAGTGGCTTTGGGTTTTTCATGCGGTGGTGTTGGGAAGCCTTTGCCTGGCCTTGGCCCTCATTGACCTGGAGCACATGATCCTGCCCGATGCCCTCACCCTTCCGGGCGTGGCTTTGGGCTTGCTTTTCGCCTGGCTGGGTGGGCCCACCCCTTTGCTCCCCGCGGTCATAGGCACAGTGCTGGGGGCGGCGCTGCCGCTTTCGATCATTTGGGCTTACCGTTGGCTTCGCGGGGTGGAGGGGATGGGCCTGGGTGACGTGAAGCTGTTGGCCATGCTGGGGGCTTTTTTGGGCTGGCAGGGGATGCTGCTCACCTTAGCCCTGGGAGCGGTGGCGGGAGCTTTGGTGGGGGTGGGGTTGATCCTGCTGGGGAAAGGCTCGCGGCAAACCGAGCTCCCCTTTGGCACCTTCCTTTGCGCGGCCGCCATCGTGGTGCTTTTTTGGGGCGAAAAGCTTTTGACGTTTTGGAGCTGGAGCCAGCCGTGA
- a CDS encoding sigma-54-dependent transcriptional regulator: protein MGPVLVVEDREQLAAMLAETLTREGYAVEVVYRGDEAMERIAHGPNLLAVITDLKLPGADGLEVLQAARRRDPQLPVFLITAFATVETAVQALKLGARDYFPKPLEMARLLVALRSAASARGQLLALEPAPGAPTLVGESPNFLAALEALRRVAPTEASVLLLGESGTGKELFARSLHAYSPRRHGPFVAFACAAVPETLLEAELFGYERGAFTGATARHLGRFEQASSGTLFLDEIGEIGPGVQVKLLRALEERRISRLGGSGEISVDVRLVAATNRDLATSVVRGNFRADLYHRLNVFPVTLPPLRERRRDIPALALHLLSRASAKNGLPLPLLRPSALGALVLPPWPGNIRELANHMERVAILSAGERVGPGELQLSRELLRQGWEQPEVRELALEFAGEEGEELSRYVLS from the coding sequence ATGGGCCCGGTTCTGGTGGTGGAGGACCGGGAGCAGCTGGCCGCCATGCTGGCGGAAACCCTCACCCGGGAAGGGTACGCCGTGGAGGTGGTGTACCGGGGGGATGAGGCCATGGAGCGCATTGCCCATGGCCCCAACCTGCTGGCGGTCATTACCGATTTGAAGCTGCCCGGTGCCGACGGCCTGGAGGTGCTGCAGGCCGCCCGCCGCCGCGATCCCCAACTGCCGGTTTTTTTGATCACCGCCTTTGCCACGGTGGAAACCGCCGTGCAGGCGCTGAAGCTGGGCGCCCGGGATTACTTCCCTAAGCCCCTGGAGATGGCCCGGCTGCTGGTGGCGTTGCGATCGGCGGCTAGCGCCCGCGGTCAGCTCCTGGCCCTGGAGCCGGCTCCCGGGGCCCCCACGCTGGTGGGGGAAAGCCCCAACTTCCTGGCGGCCTTGGAGGCGCTGCGGCGGGTGGCGCCCACGGAAGCCTCGGTGCTGCTTTTGGGGGAGTCCGGCACCGGCAAAGAGCTCTTTGCCCGCTCCCTCCACGCCTACTCCCCCCGTCGGCATGGGCCTTTCGTGGCCTTTGCCTGTGCGGCGGTGCCGGAAACCCTTTTGGAGGCCGAGCTTTTTGGCTACGAGCGGGGAGCGTTCACCGGTGCCACCGCGCGGCATTTGGGGCGTTTCGAACAGGCCTCTTCCGGCACGCTGTTTTTGGACGAAATTGGCGAAATTGGCCCCGGTGTGCAGGTCAAGCTGCTGCGGGCTTTGGAGGAGCGGCGCATCAGCCGCCTGGGTGGCAGCGGGGAGATCAGCGTGGACGTGCGGTTGGTGGCGGCCACCAACCGCGATTTGGCCACAAGCGTGGTGCGGGGAAACTTCCGCGCCGACCTCTACCACCGCTTGAACGTGTTTCCCGTTACCCTGCCCCCCCTGCGGGAGCGCCGGCGGGACATTCCGGCTTTGGCGCTGCACCTGCTTTCCCGGGCCAGCGCCAAAAACGGCCTGCCCTTGCCGCTGTTGCGGCCCTCGGCGCTGGGAGCGCTGGTGCTCCCCCCTTGGCCCGGCAACATCCGGGAGCTCGCCAACCACATGGAAAGGGTGGCCATCCTCTCCGCGGGCGAGCGGGTGGGGCCGGGGGAGCTGCAGCTTTCCCGGGAGCTGTTGCGGCAGGGCTGGGAGCAACCGGAGGTGCGAGAGCTGGCGCTGGAGTTTGCCGGGGAGGAAGGGGAAGAGCTTTCCCGCTACGTGCTCTCGTAA
- a CDS encoding metallopeptidase TldD-related protein: MDGLAPLVEVLARKKPKAWELYLWQELRLQFFWTGTQISRLSARTRAACSLREENSLLAVDGCGREHLARLLGAKPRALPAWSWVGELTLPDPQVLALLLPGLPLQVGLTTSRIAVVRADGAFAASRPVVVDARNQAGETFTWVFGDNPPNLEEAQSGSAAPPGGGFRALLHPQAAAVLCHELFGHPLEADSFFARQSPWTGRMGTRITSVPLHVVDDPTLPLPGGFLRDDEGEAARPKPLVTAGVLTGVLADRSYGASWAAEPGNARRASPHHPPMPRLSNLMAWVEGGEATPPLAEARVEIVRVRSGLFVPAERSLLLAVSESYTLFRGKRKQKLAPFFLKLPLDASGPRILAGGSPSVTVAEPGWCGKNHQFLPVGAAASWLLLERVEAA, encoded by the coding sequence ATGGACGGCCTGGCGCCCCTGGTGGAGGTTTTGGCTCGCAAAAAGCCCAAAGCCTGGGAGCTCTACCTTTGGCAGGAGCTGCGCCTGCAGTTTTTCTGGACGGGCACGCAAATTTCCCGGCTTTCCGCCCGCACCCGCGCCGCTTGTTCGCTGCGGGAGGAAAACTCGCTGTTGGCTGTGGATGGCTGCGGAAGGGAGCACCTGGCCAGGCTTTTGGGGGCAAAACCCCGCGCGCTTCCCGCGTGGTCCTGGGTCGGGGAGCTCACCCTGCCGGACCCGCAGGTGCTGGCACTGCTTTTGCCCGGACTTCCCCTGCAGGTGGGGTTGACCACCAGCCGAATTGCGGTGGTGCGGGCCGATGGAGCGTTTGCGGCTTCCCGTCCGGTGGTGGTGGATGCCAGAAACCAAGCGGGGGAAACCTTCACCTGGGTTTTCGGGGATAACCCCCCAAACCTGGAGGAGGCCCAGAGCGGGAGCGCAGCACCGCCGGGTGGCGGCTTTCGCGCCCTCCTCCACCCGCAAGCCGCAGCGGTGCTGTGCCACGAGCTTTTCGGCCACCCCCTGGAAGCCGACAGCTTCTTTGCCCGCCAGTCCCCCTGGACCGGGCGCATGGGAACCCGGATCACCTCAGTACCGCTGCACGTGGTGGATGACCCCACGTTGCCCCTGCCCGGTGGTTTCTTGCGCGATGATGAGGGGGAAGCGGCGCGGCCCAAGCCTTTGGTCACCGCCGGCGTGCTCACCGGCGTGCTGGCCGACCGCAGCTACGGGGCCTCCTGGGCCGCGGAGCCCGGCAACGCCCGGCGGGCCAGCCCCCACCACCCGCCCATGCCCCGCCTTTCCAACCTCATGGCCTGGGTGGAAGGGGGCGAGGCCACTCCGCCCCTGGCGGAAGCGCGGGTGGAAATCGTGCGGGTGCGTTCCGGCCTTTTTGTTCCCGCCGAGCGCTCCCTGCTTTTGGCCGTCTCGGAAAGCTACACGCTTTTTCGCGGGAAGCGGAAGCAAAAGCTGGCCCCATTTTTCTTGAAGCTGCCTTTGGATGCCAGCGGTCCCCGCATCCTCGCCGGCGGCAGCCCTTCTGTCACCGTGGCGGAACCGGGATGGTGCGGCAAGAACCACCAGTTCCTGCCGGTGGGGGCGGCGGCCAGCTGGCTGCTTCTGGAGCGGGTGGAGGCGGCGTGA
- a CDS encoding acyl-CoA carboxylase subunit beta — translation MGGGIREKIAELTEASLMGGGEERIARQHAAGKLTARERLALLLDEGSFSELDRLVTHRCHDFGMESQRIPGDGVVTGFGRIDGRPVAVFAQDFTVFGGSLSEAHAEKICKVMDLALKFGIPVIGLNDSGGARIQEGVVSLGGYADIFLRNTLCSGVIPQISAILGPCAGGAVYSPAITDFIFMARGTSYMFVTGPEVIRTVTHEEVTMEKLGGADVHARVSGVAHFVRDSEQEVLSAIRQLVGFLPLNNAGDPPTKATQDPPNREDPALDSVVPEDPEKPYDIKAIIRSVADDGEFFEVHEHFARNIVVGFIRLAGRPTGVVANQPMHLAGVLDIDASVKGARFVRFCDAFNIPLLILEDVPGFLPGVAQEHGGIIKHGAKLLYALAEATVPKVTVITRKAYGGAYCVMGSKHIRTDFNFAYPTAEIAVMGPQGAVNILYRRELEQAQDPDALRRALVQQYTEKFANPLVAAERGFVDAVIEPRSTRPLIIQSFALAWGKRDWMPAKKHGNIPL, via the coding sequence ATGGGCGGGGGCATCCGCGAGAAGATTGCTGAGCTCACCGAGGCGAGCCTCATGGGCGGTGGTGAAGAGCGGATCGCCCGCCAGCACGCCGCCGGCAAGCTCACGGCCCGGGAGCGCCTGGCGCTGCTTTTAGACGAGGGCTCCTTTTCTGAGCTGGATCGGCTGGTCACCCACCGCTGCCACGACTTTGGCATGGAGTCCCAGCGCATCCCCGGCGATGGGGTGGTGACCGGTTTTGGCCGCATTGATGGCCGGCCGGTGGCGGTTTTCGCCCAGGACTTTACGGTGTTTGGCGGCTCCCTCTCCGAAGCTCATGCGGAAAAGATCTGCAAGGTCATGGATTTGGCTTTGAAGTTTGGGATTCCGGTCATTGGACTCAACGACTCCGGGGGGGCGAGGATTCAGGAAGGCGTGGTGTCCTTGGGCGGGTACGCCGACATCTTCCTGAGAAACACCCTGTGCTCTGGGGTCATCCCGCAAATTTCGGCGATTTTGGGACCCTGCGCCGGGGGGGCGGTGTACTCTCCGGCCATTACCGACTTTATCTTCATGGCCCGGGGCACCAGCTACATGTTTGTCACTGGTCCCGAGGTGATCCGCACCGTCACCCACGAAGAGGTGACCATGGAAAAGCTGGGTGGGGCCGATGTCCACGCGCGGGTCTCGGGTGTGGCCCACTTCGTGCGGGACTCGGAGCAGGAGGTGCTTTCGGCCATCAGGCAGCTGGTGGGCTTTTTGCCCTTGAACAACGCCGGCGACCCGCCCACAAAAGCCACGCAGGACCCCCCCAACCGGGAGGACCCGGCGCTGGATTCGGTGGTCCCCGAGGACCCGGAAAAGCCCTACGACATCAAGGCCATTATTCGCTCGGTGGCGGATGATGGCGAGTTCTTCGAGGTCCACGAGCACTTTGCCCGCAACATCGTGGTGGGCTTTATCCGCTTGGCGGGTCGCCCCACCGGGGTGGTGGCCAACCAGCCCATGCACCTCGCTGGCGTTTTGGACATTGACGCCTCGGTGAAGGGGGCCCGTTTTGTGCGTTTTTGCGATGCGTTCAACATCCCGCTTTTGATCCTGGAAGACGTCCCGGGCTTCTTGCCCGGGGTAGCGCAAGAACACGGCGGCATCATCAAGCACGGGGCCAAGCTGCTTTACGCCTTGGCGGAAGCCACGGTGCCCAAGGTCACGGTGATTACCCGGAAAGCCTACGGCGGCGCCTACTGCGTGATGGGCTCCAAGCACATCCGCACGGACTTTAACTTTGCTTACCCCACCGCTGAAATTGCGGTGATGGGTCCCCAGGGTGCAGTGAACATCCTTTACCGCCGGGAGCTGGAGCAAGCCCAGGACCCGGACGCCCTGCGCCGGGCCTTGGTCCAGCAGTACACGGAAAAGTTCGCTAACCCCTTGGTGGCGGCGGAACGGGGTTTTGTGGATGCGGTCATTGAGCCCCGGAGCACCAGGCCGCTCATCATCCAGAGCTTCGCCTTGGCTTGGGGCAAGCGGGACTGGATGCCGGCCAAAAAACACGGGAACATACCGCTCTAG